In Polaribacter sp. L3A8, a genomic segment contains:
- a CDS encoding PID-CTERM protein-sorting domain-containing protein: MKNKRYFALIIMLAITSIGIAQGPPGLGPPSPPGLPIDGGLLFLVISGVLYGVKKKFKN, encoded by the coding sequence ATGAAAAACAAAAGATATTTTGCATTAATTATAATGCTAGCAATTACAAGTATAGGTATAGCACAAGGTCCACCGGGTTTAGGTCCACCTTCGCCACCGGGATTACCAATAGATGGTGGTCTACTTTTTTTAGTTATTTCGGGTGTTTTATACGGTGTAAAAAAGAAATTTAAGAATTAG
- a CDS encoding riboflavin synthase, whose amino-acid sequence MFTGIIETLGTITNITKEQDNIHLTVRSNFTNELKIDQSVAHNGVCLTVVAIHNDEYTVTAIKETLNKTNIGNLVETDSVNLERGMKLGDRLDGHIVQGHVDQTATCINIKNDNGSTIFTFNYDSSNKNITIEKGSITVNGVSLTVVNSKQNEFSVAIIPYTKENTTFMSLKQNDCVNLEFDVIGKYVSRLTNS is encoded by the coding sequence ATGTTTACCGGAATTATAGAAACACTTGGCACAATAACAAACATCACTAAAGAACAAGATAATATTCATTTAACTGTAAGAAGTAATTTTACAAATGAATTAAAGATAGATCAAAGCGTTGCTCACAATGGAGTTTGCCTAACTGTTGTAGCAATACATAATGATGAATATACCGTTACAGCTATTAAAGAAACCTTAAATAAAACAAATATTGGCAATTTAGTGGAAACAGATTCTGTTAACTTAGAACGTGGAATGAAATTAGGTGACCGATTAGATGGTCATATTGTGCAAGGCCATGTAGACCAAACAGCAACTTGTATAAATATTAAAAATGACAATGGAAGTACCATTTTTACTTTTAATTACGACTCTTCCAATAAAAATATAACTATAGAAAAAGGTTCTATAACTGTTAACGGCGTAAGCTTAACGGTAGTTAATTCTAAACAAAATGAATTTAGTGTAGCTATAATACCATATACAAAAGAAAACACAACCTTTATGTCTCTTAAACAAAATGATTGTGTTAACTTAGAATTTGATGTTATTGGAAAATATGTTAGTAGACTAACTAATTCTTAA
- the pdxA gene encoding 4-hydroxythreonine-4-phosphate dehydrogenase PdxA yields the protein MNKSDKIIVGISVGDLNGIGLEVILKTFQDKRMLDFCTPVLFGSTKVVSYHKKALMSETPVHGITSLNQVNHNKINVLNIWKEDVSVELGKATKESGEYAAKSLEAAVACLKDKTIDVLLTAPINKETIQSETFNFPGHTEYLEDKLDGKSLMILMTDALRIGLITGHIPISKVAESITPALIKEKVATMYTSLVQDFGINKPKIAVLSLNPHCGDKGVIGVEDDEIIKPTVDEIKATGKLVFGPYAADGFFGSETYKQFDGVLATYHDQGLAPFKALSFGNGVNFTAGLSEVRTSPDHGTGFDIAGKNIANPSSFKEALFTGIQIYKTRKEYKELSEKPLLVK from the coding sequence ATGAATAAATCTGATAAAATTATAGTTGGTATTTCAGTAGGAGATTTAAATGGAATAGGTTTAGAGGTAATTCTAAAAACTTTTCAAGACAAAAGAATGCTAGATTTTTGTACACCAGTCCTTTTTGGTAGTACAAAAGTAGTTTCTTATCATAAAAAAGCTCTAATGTCTGAAACTCCCGTTCATGGTATTACTTCTTTAAATCAAGTTAATCATAATAAGATTAATGTATTAAATATTTGGAAAGAAGATGTTTCTGTTGAGTTAGGGAAAGCTACTAAAGAATCTGGTGAGTATGCTGCCAAATCATTAGAAGCAGCTGTTGCTTGTTTAAAAGATAAAACGATTGATGTTTTATTAACAGCACCTATTAATAAGGAAACCATACAGTCGGAAACTTTTAATTTTCCTGGACACACAGAATATTTAGAAGATAAACTTGATGGAAAAAGTTTAATGATTTTAATGACTGATGCTTTAAGGATTGGTTTAATAACAGGTCATATTCCCATTTCTAAAGTAGCAGAGTCTATTACTCCAGCTTTAATTAAAGAAAAAGTAGCTACGATGTATACTTCTTTAGTGCAAGATTTCGGAATTAATAAGCCTAAGATAGCAGTATTATCGTTAAATCCTCATTGTGGAGATAAAGGCGTTATTGGGGTAGAAGATGATGAAATTATAAAGCCTACAGTTGATGAAATTAAGGCGACTGGTAAGTTGGTTTTTGGGCCTTATGCAGCAGATGGATTTTTTGGTTCTGAAACTTATAAGCAGTTTGATGGTGTTTTGGCAACCTATCATGATCAAGGATTAGCTCCTTTTAAAGCATTGTCTTTTGGTAATGGCGTTAATTTTACAGCAGGCTTAAGTGAGGTTAGAACTTCTCCGGATCATGGTACAGGCTTTGATATAGCTGGAAAAAACATTGCAAACCCTTCTTCTTTTAAGGAAGCTTTGTTTACTGGAATTCAAATTTATAAGACAAGAAAAGAATATAAAGAGCTTTCAGAAAAACCTCTTTTAGTAAAGTAA
- a CDS encoding YceD family protein: MKDLKEFDIQFVGLKEGIHLFEYEINNTFFNVFNFDEFESSSIKISLNFIKKSTLLELSFTANGYVEVPCDVSNELYKQDVQAVLPLVVNFGPEFNDENEEILILPHEAYEFSVAQYIYELIILSVPNKRVHPKVLDGTMDSEALNKLRELEIKEVKTVEETDPRWDKLKNLITEKKT; encoded by the coding sequence ATGAAAGACTTAAAGGAGTTCGACATACAGTTTGTAGGATTAAAAGAAGGAATTCATTTATTTGAATATGAAATTAATAATACGTTCTTTAATGTTTTTAATTTTGATGAATTTGAAAGTTCATCAATTAAAATATCGTTAAATTTTATAAAGAAGAGTACATTATTAGAGTTAAGTTTTACTGCCAATGGGTATGTAGAGGTACCTTGTGATGTTTCTAACGAACTTTATAAGCAAGATGTTCAAGCAGTTTTACCATTAGTTGTAAACTTTGGACCAGAATTTAATGATGAAAACGAGGAAATTTTAATATTACCTCATGAAGCGTATGAGTTTAGTGTAGCTCAATATATTTATGAACTAATAATATTGTCGGTTCCTAATAAAAGAGTTCATCCAAAAGTTTTAGACGGAACTATGGATTCTGAAGCATTAAATAAGTTAAGAGAGTTAGAAATAAAAGAAGTAAAGACTGTTGAAGAGACAGACCCAAGGTGGGATAAATTAAAGAATTTAATAACAGAAAAAAAGACATAA
- the rpmF gene encoding 50S ribosomal protein L32, whose translation MAHPKRKISKTRRDKRRTHYKASYQQIATDPTTGESHLYHRAHWHEGKLYYRGQIVLESASAVEA comes from the coding sequence ATGGCACATCCTAAGAGAAAAATATCCAAAACTAGAAGAGACAAAAGGAGAACTCATTATAAGGCATCTTATCAGCAAATTGCTACAGATCCTACAACAGGAGAATCTCACTTATACCACAGAGCTCACTGGCACGAAGGTAAATTATACTATAGAGGACAGATCGTCTTAGAATCGGCGTCTGCAGTAGAAGCATAA
- a CDS encoding beta-ketoacyl-ACP synthase III: MTKITAAITAVGKYVPEYVLTNKELETMVETNDEWITSRTGIKERRVLKGEGLGTSYMAIKAAEELLQKSNVNPAEIDLIIVGTATPDLPIASTAAYVASEIGATNAFGYDLQAACSSFLFGMSTAAAYIESGRYKKVLLIGADKMSSIIDYSDRATCIIFGDGAGAALFEPNYEGLGLQDEYLRSDGVGRDFLRIEAGGSLMPTTKETVAENKHFVYQEGKTVFKYAVSSMADVAEKMLTRNNLTEKDVQWLAAHQANKRIIEATAKRVGVPSEKVMMNIQKYGNTTSATLPLLLADYESQLKKGDNLIFAAFGGGFTWGAAYVKWAYNS, encoded by the coding sequence ATGACAAAAATCACTGCAGCAATTACAGCAGTAGGGAAATATGTTCCTGAATATGTTCTGACTAATAAAGAGTTAGAAACCATGGTAGAAACCAATGATGAATGGATTACAAGTAGAACAGGCATCAAAGAAAGAAGGGTTTTAAAAGGAGAAGGTTTAGGTACTTCATATATGGCAATAAAAGCCGCTGAAGAATTATTACAAAAATCTAACGTTAACCCAGCAGAAATAGATTTAATAATTGTAGGGACTGCTACTCCAGATTTACCAATTGCATCTACAGCAGCATATGTTGCATCAGAAATTGGAGCTACAAATGCTTTTGGTTATGATTTGCAAGCGGCATGTTCTAGCTTTTTATTTGGTATGTCTACGGCAGCTGCTTATATAGAGTCTGGTAGGTATAAAAAAGTATTATTAATTGGAGCAGATAAAATGTCTTCAATTATAGATTATAGCGATAGAGCTACTTGTATTATTTTTGGAGATGGAGCAGGAGCTGCTTTATTTGAACCAAATTACGAAGGCTTAGGTTTGCAAGATGAGTATTTAAGAAGTGATGGAGTAGGGAGAGACTTTTTAAGAATTGAAGCAGGTGGGTCTTTAATGCCAACAACCAAAGAAACGGTAGCAGAAAATAAACATTTTGTATATCAAGAAGGGAAAACTGTTTTTAAATATGCCGTTTCAAGTATGGCAGACGTTGCAGAAAAAATGTTAACTAGAAATAATCTTACAGAAAAAGATGTTCAATGGTTAGCAGCGCATCAAGCTAATAAAAGAATTATTGAAGCAACAGCTAAAAGAGTTGGAGTGCCATCAGAAAAAGTGATGATGAATATTCAAAAATACGGAAACACTACTTCTGCAACCTTGCCACTTTTATTGGCAGATTATGAAAGTCAATTAAAAAAAGGAGATAACTTAATTTTTGCGGCATTTGGTGGCGGTTTCACATGGGGAGCAGCTTACGTAAAATGGGCATATAATTCATAA
- the accB gene encoding acetyl-CoA carboxylase biotin carboxyl carrier protein, producing MDIKEIQNLIKFVAKSGASEVKLEMEDVKITIRTGSGKTETTIVQAAPMAGIPQVAAPVAAQPVATADAVAPQAENENSKYITVKSPIIGTFYRKPSPDKPNFVEVGTEISEGDTVCVIEAMKLFNEIESEISGKVVKILVDDSSPVEFDQPLFLVDPS from the coding sequence ATGGATATTAAAGAAATTCAAAATCTTATAAAATTTGTAGCTAAATCTGGCGCTAGCGAGGTAAAGTTAGAGATGGAAGATGTAAAAATTACAATTAGAACTGGTTCTGGTAAAACAGAAACAACAATTGTACAAGCAGCTCCAATGGCTGGGATACCTCAAGTTGCAGCACCTGTTGCGGCTCAACCTGTGGCAACTGCAGATGCAGTAGCTCCACAAGCAGAAAATGAAAATTCTAAATATATTACTGTAAAGTCTCCTATTATTGGTACTTTTTATAGAAAACCGTCTCCTGATAAACCTAATTTTGTAGAAGTAGGAACTGAAATTTCTGAAGGTGATACGGTTTGTGTTATTGAAGCAATGAAGTTGTTTAATGAGATAGAATCTGAGATCTCAGGTAAAGTCGTTAAAATATTAGTTGATGATTCTTCTCCTGTAGAATTTGATCAACCCTTATTTTTAGTAGATCCGTCATAG
- the accC gene encoding acetyl-CoA carboxylase biotin carboxylase subunit — protein sequence MFKKILIANRGEIALRVIRTCKEMGIKTVAVYSTADAESLHVRFADEAVCIGPPSSSESYLKMSNIISAAEITNADAIHPGYGFLSENAKFSRLCEEHNIKFIGATGDMIDQMGDKANAKSTMIAAGVPCVPGSEGVIVDFEDCEKVAIETGYPVMLKASAGGGGKGMRAVWKPEDLRDAWDSARHESKAAFGNDDMYMEKLIEEPRHIEIQIVGDSYGKACHLSERDCSVQRRHQKLTEETPSPFMTDALRKKMGTAAVKAAEFIKYEGAGTVEFLVDKHRNFFFMEMNTRIQVEHPITEEVVNYDLIREQILVAAGVPISGKNYFPQMHSIECRINAEDPYSNFRPAPGKILTFHAPGGHGVRIDTHVYAGYMIPPNYDSMIAKLITTAQTREEAINKMKRALDEFVIEGVKTTIPFHRQLMDHPDYVAGNYTTKFMEDFVMK from the coding sequence ATGTTTAAAAAAATATTAATTGCCAATAGAGGTGAAATAGCACTTCGTGTTATTAGAACCTGTAAAGAAATGGGCATTAAAACTGTTGCAGTATATTCTACTGCAGATGCAGAAAGTTTGCACGTTAGATTTGCAGATGAAGCAGTTTGTATTGGACCTCCTTCAAGTTCAGAATCATATTTAAAAATGTCTAACATTATTTCGGCTGCAGAAATAACGAATGCAGACGCAATTCATCCTGGTTACGGGTTTTTATCTGAAAATGCTAAGTTTTCAAGATTATGTGAAGAGCACAATATTAAATTTATTGGAGCTACAGGTGACATGATTGATCAAATGGGAGACAAAGCGAATGCTAAATCTACTATGATTGCTGCAGGTGTACCTTGTGTGCCTGGTAGTGAAGGTGTTATTGTTGATTTTGAAGATTGTGAAAAAGTTGCAATTGAAACAGGATACCCAGTAATGTTAAAAGCTTCTGCAGGTGGTGGAGGTAAAGGTATGCGTGCTGTTTGGAAACCAGAAGATTTAAGAGATGCTTGGGATTCTGCAAGACATGAATCTAAAGCTGCCTTTGGTAATGATGATATGTATATGGAAAAGCTTATTGAAGAGCCAAGACATATAGAAATTCAGATTGTTGGAGATTCTTACGGTAAAGCATGTCATTTATCTGAAAGAGACTGTTCTGTACAACGTCGTCATCAAAAGTTAACGGAGGAAACTCCTTCTCCTTTTATGACTGATGCTTTAAGAAAAAAGATGGGAACTGCAGCTGTAAAAGCAGCAGAATTTATAAAGTACGAAGGTGCCGGAACTGTTGAATTCTTAGTAGACAAGCATAGAAATTTCTTCTTTATGGAGATGAATACTCGTATACAAGTAGAACACCCTATTACTGAAGAAGTAGTAAATTACGATTTAATTAGAGAACAGATTTTAGTGGCTGCAGGTGTGCCAATTTCAGGGAAAAATTATTTTCCGCAAATGCACTCTATAGAATGTAGAATTAATGCGGAAGATCCTTATAGTAATTTTAGACCTGCACCAGGAAAGATATTAACTTTTCATGCACCAGGAGGTCACGGAGTAAGAATAGATACGCATGTATATGCAGGTTATATGATTCCGCCAAATTACGATTCTATGATCGCTAAATTAATTACTACGGCTCAAACTAGAGAAGAAGCAATTAATAAAATGAAACGAGCATTAGATGAGTTTGTGATAGAAGGAGTAAAAACAACAATTCCTTTTCATAGACAATTAATGGATCATCCAGATTATGTTGCAGGAAACTATACAACTAAGTTTATGGAAGATTTTGTAATGAAATAG
- a CDS encoding Lrp/AsnC family transcriptional regulator — MKIDGIDKKIIRSLIKDARTPILSIARDVGISGAAIHQRLRKLEKSELIDGYQMMINPKTLGYNTIAFVGLFLENTAVLSSIIKRLKEVAEVVECHYTTGSFTIFIKVLCKDNEDLMRVLDTKIKEIKGVVRFDTFTSLNKQIDRQVQI; from the coding sequence ATGAAAATTGACGGAATTGATAAAAAAATTATTAGAAGTTTAATAAAAGATGCAAGAACCCCTATCTTAAGTATTGCAAGAGATGTGGGGATCTCTGGAGCTGCAATTCATCAAAGGTTAAGGAAATTAGAGAAGTCTGAATTAATTGATGGCTATCAAATGATGATAAACCCCAAAACATTGGGATATAATACCATCGCTTTTGTTGGTCTCTTTTTAGAAAATACCGCTGTTTTATCCTCTATAATAAAAAGGCTTAAAGAGGTTGCGGAGGTTGTAGAATGTCATTATACAACAGGTAGTTTTACAATTTTTATTAAAGTATTATGTAAGGATAATGAAGATTTAATGAGGGTTTTAGATACTAAGATAAAAGAAATTAAAGGAGTTGTTAGGTTTGATACGTTTACATCTCTAAATAAACAAATTGATAGGCAAGTACAGATCTAG
- a CDS encoding response regulator yields the protein MKSLSILLIDDDELERMKFKKVCKDIRFPCAITEAVNGEQALNILNISKNVFDIIILDLHMPKMCGLKLLEILKSTITFKYTPIIIMSNSEDDSELKRCYELGVSGYFTKPVDYTKYFKKVKSLLNYWKRNELID from the coding sequence ATGAAATCCCTCTCCATCTTACTTATTGACGATGATGAATTAGAAAGAATGAAATTTAAAAAAGTATGTAAAGATATTCGTTTTCCGTGCGCTATTACAGAAGCGGTTAATGGAGAGCAGGCTTTAAATATTTTAAATATTTCTAAAAATGTATTTGATATTATCATTTTAGATCTACATATGCCTAAAATGTGTGGACTTAAACTTTTAGAGATTCTAAAATCTACCATAACTTTTAAATATACACCTATAATTATTATGTCTAATTCAGAAGATGATTCTGAATTAAAAAGATGTTATGAGTTAGGAGTTTCGGGCTACTTTACAAAACCAGTAGATTATACTAAATATTTTAAAAAAGTAAAATCATTATTAAACTATTGGAAACGTAACGAACTTATTGATTAA
- a CDS encoding Hpt domain-containing protein: METPNLNYIKELSVGDIEFEESMLKVLKKEFPEEYLLFNKNFEQRNYLEVANNVHKIKHKISILGLKEGLELASRFEKDLKVGDIKLYGDFIKLLNKIHVYLLV, encoded by the coding sequence ATGGAAACCCCTAATTTAAATTACATAAAAGAGCTTTCTGTGGGCGATATAGAATTTGAGGAAAGCATGCTTAAGGTCTTGAAAAAAGAATTCCCTGAAGAATATTTACTTTTTAATAAAAATTTTGAACAAAGAAATTATTTAGAAGTGGCAAACAATGTTCATAAAATAAAGCATAAAATTAGTATTTTAGGTCTAAAAGAAGGCTTAGAATTGGCTTCTAGATTTGAAAAAGATTTAAAAGTAGGAGATATAAAACTATATGGGGATTTTATAAAGCTTTTAAACAAAATTCATGTATATTTATTGGTCTAA